The Reinekea forsetii genome contains the following window.
TCGGGCTATTGGGCGACTTTTACCGATTGCCTGGCCCTTACCCAGCAACACGCTGGGTCATTAGACAGGTTCCAGACGATTGAACATCAGTTGCAGGCTTTCTTCGCCGCGAAATCTATTACAGCTTAATTGATAGACCCCACGCACCTGGCTGCGCTGGGTCGGCCACTGGTCCAGATCAACATTAAAGGCGATCGCCTGAATCTGCTGTTGGCCGCACAGCAGGGTCATCTTGAGGTGTTTTTCGGCCAGTATCTTTTGCGCCACCAGGGTCCAGGTGCCGACAAAATAGGGTTCCGGGAAGGCCTGACCCCAGGGCCCCGCACTCTCTAACATCAACGCATTCTCTAGGGTCAGCCACTCAGCGGGCAAGCCACCATCGGTCCATAGGTGGGCGGTAAGGGCATCGGGCTCGGAGAAATGGGCAATGGCCAGATCGAACCAATGGCGCAAGGCGTCGAGGTTTTCGGCTTTTAGAGTTAGGCCCGCGGCCATCGCATGGCCGCCAAACTTCTCAAGCAGCTGGGGTTGTTGCTTGCTGATCCAATCGAGGCTGTCGCGTAAGTGCACGCCCACTACGGAGCGGGCCGAGCCCTTTAATAAGCCATTATCGCCCGGTGCTAAGGCGATGACCGGCCGATGGATGCGATCCTTTACCCGGGAGGCTAAGATGCCGATAACGCCCTCATGCCAATCATCGCCATAGATCACACAGCCGTGCTGGGTCGAGTCCAAGACCAGCCGGCCCATCTTGACCTCAACATCGTGCAACATGGACGCCTCAATCTGCCGGCGCTCCATATTTAAATCCTGTAGCTGTTGGGCCAGTGTTGTCGCCTCGAGCTCATTATCGGCCAAGAGCAGAGCCACCCCGATGGTCATATCGTCCAAACGACCGGCGGCGTTGAGGCGCGGCCCGACCACAAAACCAAAATCGGCCGCCCGAGCGGTCTGCCAACTGCGCCCGGCGACACTGAACAGCGCCTTGATACCGAGTCGGCATTGGCCCTTACGAATTCGCTGCAGACCTTGCTGGACCAGGCGTCGGTTATTGGCATCCAAGGGCACCACATCGGCGACGGTAGCCACGGCAACCAGATCGAGCCATTGCCCTAGGTTGGGAAGGTCCGCTACCTGCTCCGCGCGCAGTCGAGCGCGCAAAGCAATCAACAGATAATAGAACACGGTACAGCCACACGCCGCTTTACTGGCAAAGGCACAACCGGGCTGATTGGGATTAATGATCGCGTCGGCCTGAGGCAGACCCTCGGCAGGTAGGTGATGATCGGTGATCAGCACACGCACCCCGGCGGCCTTGGCCCGAGCCACGCCGTCAAAGCTGGCGATGCCATTGTCGACGGTAATAATCAGATCGGGCGCTTTGGTTAGCGCCAGGTCGACAATTTCCGGCGACAGGCCATAGCCGTACTCAAAGCGATTGGGCAAGAGGAAATCGACGCTCAGGCCCATCGAGCGCAAACCGAGCACAGCCAAGGCCGTGGCGGTGGCGCCATCGGTGTCGTAATCGCCGATAATCAGCACGCGTTGGTGCTCAGTGCGCGCGTTGATCAGCAGGTCAATAGCCTGGTCGATACCCTTGAGTGATTGCCATGGCAGCAAACCGGCCAAGGAGGTGTCCAGCTGGTCCGACGAACGGATGCCCCGCGCCGCATACAAACGGTGCAGCAGCGGGTTGGCATGCAAGGAGGTCAGGTCTGTGGGGACGGCGCGGGTTCGAATATCGAACCCGGCAATGGCGTTCGATACCGACTCAGGCATCGAACACGTTCTTCACCACGAAGGCCTGCACGGCCGCGAGACTGTTCGGCAACAGGCTACAACGCTCTTCGCGTTCAAGCAGGTCGGCCATATGGTGCGGCAGCGCCGGCGTGGCTAGGCCCGCCTTATTAATAGCCTCGCCAAACTTGACCGGGTGCGCGGTACCGAGCGTGACCATCGGTCGGTCGCTGTGTCGGCGACAGGCCCGAGCAGCGACGACGCCAATGGCGGTGTGGGGGTCGAGCAAATAGCCGGTTTCGGCAAAAACCGTGGCGATGGTCGCGCAGGTTTGCGGATCGTCGACGGCATGACTGTCGAATAGCTCACGCACCTTGGCCATCCGAGCGCTGTCGAGCTCGACCGGTTCGCTATTCATGCGGGTCATCAGATCGGCCAGCAACTGCCCATCGCGACCGTAGATGTCAAACAGCAGGCGTTCGAAGTTTGACGATACCACTATGTCCATAGAGGGCGTCAAGGTGTGCGCCAGTGCGTGCTTTTCATAACGATTTTGACTGATGGTGCGGTGCAAAATGTCGTTTTTATTGGTCGCGACGATCAATTGATCGATCGGCAACCCCATGTTCTTGGCCAAATAACCGGCAAAGATATCGCCAAAGTTACCAGTTG
Protein-coding sequences here:
- the recJ gene encoding single-stranded-DNA-specific exonuclease RecJ, whose amino-acid sequence is MPESVSNAIAGFDIRTRAVPTDLTSLHANPLLHRLYAARGIRSSDQLDTSLAGLLPWQSLKGIDQAIDLLINARTEHQRVLIIGDYDTDGATATALAVLGLRSMGLSVDFLLPNRFEYGYGLSPEIVDLALTKAPDLIITVDNGIASFDGVARAKAAGVRVLITDHHLPAEGLPQADAIINPNQPGCAFASKAACGCTVFYYLLIALRARLRAEQVADLPNLGQWLDLVAVATVADVVPLDANNRRLVQQGLQRIRKGQCRLGIKALFSVAGRSWQTARAADFGFVVGPRLNAAGRLDDMTIGVALLLADNELEATTLAQQLQDLNMERRQIEASMLHDVEVKMGRLVLDSTQHGCVIYGDDWHEGVIGILASRVKDRIHRPVIALAPGDNGLLKGSARSVVGVHLRDSLDWISKQQPQLLEKFGGHAMAAGLTLKAENLDALRHWFDLAIAHFSEPDALTAHLWTDGGLPAEWLTLENALMLESAGPWGQAFPEPYFVGTWTLVAQKILAEKHLKMTLLCGQQQIQAIAFNVDLDQWPTQRSQVRGVYQLSCNRFRGEESLQLMFNRLEPV